A single region of the Mycobacterium lentiflavum genome encodes:
- a CDS encoding type I polyketide synthase, which translates to MNSTPEELVKALRAALKENERLKRENREYLALLTQEATEPVAIVGMACRYPGAVDSPEALWEMVAEGRDVVTDFPADRGWDLAELFDPDPDATGKSYNRCGGFLSGVADFDAAFFGIAPSEALAMDPQQRLLLEVSWEALERAGIDPITLRGSATGVFVGIFHGSYGGQGRVPGDLERYGLRGSTLSVASGRVAYSLGLEGPAVSVDTACSSSLVALHLAARSLRAGECDAALVGGVTVMATPAMFVEFSRQRALSADGRCKAYAGAADGTGFSEGVGALVVERLADAQRLGHRVLAVVRGSAVNQDGASNGLATPNGPAQQRVIRAALENARLATADVDLVEGHGTGTTLGDPIEAQAILATYGQDRPADRPLWLGSIKSNMGHTSAAAGVAGVIKLVQAMRHGVMPQTLHVDVPTPHVDWSAGAVSLLTEQRSWPPLDRPRRAAVSSFGISGTNAHVILEQAPVVETVAADGDMPVAPWVLSARSPEALAGQARRLLAYVQADPRLGVADVGWSLVSTRSAFDHRAVVVGTRDELMAGLAGLAAGEPGVNVVQGRAQAVGKTVFVFPGQGSQWVGMGAQLLDTAPVFAEQLNRCEKALGEYVEWSLIDVVRGAAGAPGLDRVDVVQPVLWAMMVSLAELWRSMGVQPDAVIGHSQGEIAAAYVAGALSLEDAARVVALRSRLLVQLSGAGGMVSMACGQDQARELLAPSGDRLNIAAVNGVSAIVVSGEVHALEELIRRCEGAGVRARRIDVDYASHSAQVDAIRESLAQALTGIEPRSCAVTFFSTVTGEPLDTAGLNADYWYRSIRQTVQFARAVRTASDAGYRVFIESSPHPVLAAGIEGTVADDAVVIPSLGRDDGGLDRFWLSAGQAYTEGVAVDWRPVFSGAHQVELPTYAFQGRRFWLPPMGIGGGDLGGLGLAGAEHGLLGAVVQRPDSGAVVLTGRLSLAAQPWLADHAVAGVVLFPGAGFVELALRAGDEVGCSVVEELTLSAPLLLPASDGVQIQVVVGPPGSSGRRAVSVYSLGMEPDSEWALHAEGALSMGADSPAANLSVWPPVGATAVDVADAYEHLTRRGYEYGPAFQGLQAMWRLGNEVFAEVAVPEVAGMRVDSFGIHPVLVDAALHAMGVVGDQAETMLPFSWQGVCLHAAGASRARVRIAPVGVSAVSVDLADGAGLPILSVRELVVRPVSAAQLTAVAAAPRSGGGLLEVTWSPVAVPPNAFGGQDVRVWEPRSGATVESVYAATHEALGVLQSWLAGSDSGQLVVLTRGAVGLAGEDVVDLAGAAVWGLVRSAQAEQPGRVVLVDSDGSLDDGSLDIAEVIACGEPQLVVRSGVAHAARLIPSRSVSTLPAGQWRMSVGGGGTLEDLVVRPLPRAEVAAGQVRVAVAAVGVNFRDVLVALGMYPGGGELGVEGSGVIVEAGPGVRGLSVGDTVMGLLGVVGSEAIVDARLVTRVPAGWSLPQAASVPVVFLTALYGLSVLAGLKAGERVLVHAATGGVGMAAVQLARHWGAEVFATASRGKWDTLRAMGFDDDHMGDSRSLDFEEKFLATTGGAGVDVVLNSLAGEFLDASLRLLVGGGRFIEMGKTDLRDPASMAPGVRYRAFDLIEAGPDLTATMLSDLMAMFDAGVLKPLPVRMFNVRSASSAYRFVSQARHIGKVVLTIPDGPGDPVLTGSGGGLAGGCVLITGGTGMAGSAVAAHLVARYGVAHVVLISRRGADGEGVPQLVDQLKAAGAEVSVVACDVADREALAALIAGLPARYPLKGVFHAAGVLDDGLIASLTPQRMAPVLRAKVDGAWNLHELTREMDLSAFVMFSSMAGIVGSPGQGNYAAANSFLDGLATYRRAHGLAGLSIAWGLWEQASGMTRHLDERDKARMSRIGLAPMATEQALRLFDTAMLAERPVMVAARIDPGALADNGATLPPLLSQLVARPIRRVIDETDTTAASMTSLVARLQGLSPEQRHSELVDLVSRNAATVLGRPNAGDINAGSVFQDLGFDSLTAVELRNRLKTATGLTLSPTLIFDYPTPIVLAEHLETRLVVPGVANSTEQPNLMARFARFNDITRELQTLLNQPDWQPEDKPHLTTRIQTLLTTLGAHLDPHDQQEADDEDIHSASESELFAILDEELGS; encoded by the coding sequence ATGAATAGCACTCCTGAAGAGCTGGTCAAGGCGCTGCGCGCGGCGCTGAAGGAAAACGAGCGGCTGAAGCGGGAGAACCGTGAATACCTGGCTTTGCTAACCCAGGAAGCGACCGAGCCGGTGGCCATCGTCGGGATGGCCTGCCGGTACCCGGGTGCCGTGGACTCGCCGGAAGCCTTGTGGGAGATGGTCGCCGAGGGCCGCGACGTGGTGACCGACTTCCCGGCCGACCGCGGCTGGGATCTCGCCGAGCTGTTCGATCCCGACCCCGACGCGACCGGCAAATCGTACAACCGTTGCGGTGGATTCCTTTCCGGCGTCGCCGATTTCGACGCCGCGTTCTTCGGGATCGCGCCGAGTGAAGCGCTGGCGATGGATCCTCAGCAACGCTTACTGCTCGAGGTGTCGTGGGAGGCGTTGGAGCGGGCCGGAATTGACCCGATCACGCTGAGAGGATCGGCGACGGGCGTATTCGTCGGTATCTTCCACGGTTCGTATGGCGGTCAGGGCCGCGTCCCCGGAGACCTGGAGCGGTATGGCTTGCGCGGTTCGACTCTCAGTGTCGCGTCGGGCCGGGTCGCGTATTCGCTGGGGCTGGAGGGCCCGGCGGTGTCGGTGGACACGGCGTGCTCGTCGTCGCTGGTGGCGCTGCACCTGGCCGCGCGTTCACTGCGCGCGGGCGAGTGCGATGCGGCGCTGGTCGGCGGCGTGACCGTAATGGCCACCCCGGCGATGTTCGTGGAGTTCAGCCGCCAGCGGGCGCTGTCCGCCGACGGTCGGTGCAAGGCGTATGCCGGTGCGGCCGACGGCACCGGCTTCTCCGAGGGTGTCGGCGCGCTGGTGGTGGAGCGACTGGCCGACGCGCAGCGGCTGGGGCACCGGGTGCTGGCCGTGGTGCGCGGTTCCGCGGTGAATCAGGACGGCGCGTCCAACGGGCTGGCGACCCCCAACGGGCCGGCGCAGCAGCGGGTGATCCGGGCGGCGCTCGAGAATGCCCGGCTGGCCACGGCGGACGTGGATTTGGTGGAGGGCCACGGGACCGGCACCACATTGGGCGATCCCATCGAAGCCCAGGCGATCTTGGCAACCTACGGGCAGGATCGTCCGGCTGATCGGCCGTTGTGGCTGGGCTCGATCAAGTCCAACATGGGCCACACGTCGGCGGCGGCGGGAGTGGCCGGGGTGATCAAGCTGGTGCAGGCGATGCGGCACGGCGTGATGCCCCAGACGCTGCACGTGGATGTGCCTACGCCGCATGTGGATTGGTCGGCGGGTGCGGTATCGCTGCTGACCGAGCAGCGGTCGTGGCCGCCGCTGGATCGGCCGCGCCGCGCGGCGGTGTCGTCGTTCGGGATCAGCGGCACCAATGCGCACGTGATCCTGGAGCAGGCTCCGGTGGTGGAAACCGTTGCGGCTGATGGCGATATGCCGGTGGCGCCGTGGGTGTTGTCGGCCCGGTCGCCCGAAGCGCTGGCGGGCCAGGCGCGGCGACTGCTGGCATACGTGCAGGCCGATCCGCGGCTCGGTGTTGCCGACGTCGGGTGGTCGCTAGTGTCGACCCGCTCGGCGTTCGACCATCGGGCCGTGGTCGTCGGTACTCGCGACGAGCTGATGGCCGGGCTGGCCGGACTGGCGGCGGGGGAGCCGGGCGTCAACGTCGTGCAGGGGCGCGCACAGGCCGTCGGCAAGACGGTGTTCGTGTTTCCGGGTCAAGGCTCGCAGTGGGTCGGCATGGGAGCCCAATTACTCGACACCGCACCGGTATTCGCCGAGCAGTTGAACCGGTGTGAGAAGGCGCTCGGCGAGTACGTCGAGTGGTCGCTGATCGATGTGGTCCGCGGCGCGGCGGGCGCCCCGGGGCTGGATCGGGTCGACGTGGTGCAGCCCGTGCTGTGGGCAATGATGGTGTCGCTGGCCGAATTATGGCGCTCGATGGGTGTGCAGCCCGACGCGGTCATCGGCCACTCGCAGGGCGAGATCGCCGCGGCCTACGTGGCCGGTGCGTTGTCGCTGGAGGACGCGGCTCGGGTGGTGGCGCTGCGAAGCCGGCTGCTGGTGCAACTGTCGGGGGCCGGGGGCATGGTCTCAATGGCGTGCGGCCAGGACCAGGCGCGCGAGCTGTTGGCGCCCTCCGGTGATCGCTTGAATATCGCTGCGGTCAATGGTGTTTCGGCGATCGTCGTCTCCGGAGAGGTGCACGCCCTCGAGGAGCTGATCCGCCGTTGTGAGGGTGCCGGCGTGCGTGCCCGCCGGATCGACGTCGACTATGCCTCGCATTCGGCGCAGGTCGACGCCATTCGTGAGTCCCTTGCCCAGGCCCTCACCGGCATTGAACCTCGATCCTGCGCGGTCACCTTCTTCTCCACCGTCACCGGTGAGCCCCTCGATACCGCGGGGCTGAATGCCGACTACTGGTACCGCAGCATCCGTCAGACCGTGCAATTCGCGCGGGCGGTGCGTACGGCCAGCGACGCCGGCTACCGGGTGTTCATCGAATCGAGCCCGCATCCGGTGCTGGCCGCGGGCATCGAGGGCACCGTCGCCGATGATGCCGTCGTCATTCCGTCGCTGGGCCGCGACGACGGCGGGCTGGACCGGTTCTGGTTGTCCGCGGGTCAGGCGTATACCGAGGGTGTGGCGGTGGATTGGCGTCCCGTCTTCTCCGGCGCCCACCAAGTGGAGTTGCCGACGTATGCCTTCCAGGGCCGACGATTCTGGCTGCCCCCGATGGGGATTGGTGGCGGCGATCTCGGTGGCTTGGGATTGGCCGGAGCCGAGCACGGCCTGCTGGGCGCGGTGGTGCAGCGGCCCGACTCCGGTGCCGTGGTGCTGACCGGCCGACTGTCGCTGGCCGCGCAGCCGTGGCTGGCCGATCACGCGGTGGCCGGGGTGGTGTTGTTCCCCGGCGCCGGGTTCGTGGAGTTGGCGTTGCGGGCCGGCGACGAGGTCGGCTGCTCGGTGGTCGAGGAGCTGACACTGTCGGCACCGCTGCTGCTGCCCGCGTCCGACGGCGTCCAGATTCAGGTCGTGGTCGGGCCTCCAGGTAGCTCGGGCCGCCGGGCGGTATCGGTGTATTCCCTTGGCATGGAGCCCGATTCGGAATGGGCACTGCATGCCGAGGGCGCGTTGAGCATGGGCGCGGACAGTCCGGCCGCGAACTTGTCGGTATGGCCACCGGTGGGAGCGACGGCCGTGGACGTTGCCGACGCGTACGAGCACCTGACCCGGCGAGGCTACGAATACGGTCCCGCGTTTCAAGGCCTGCAGGCCATGTGGCGCCTCGGCAATGAGGTCTTCGCCGAAGTCGCCGTCCCCGAGGTCGCCGGGATGAGGGTCGACAGTTTCGGAATCCATCCGGTGCTGGTCGACGCCGCGTTGCATGCGATGGGCGTGGTCGGCGACCAGGCCGAGACCATGCTGCCGTTCTCCTGGCAGGGCGTGTGTCTGCACGCCGCCGGCGCGTCCCGGGCGCGGGTGCGGATCGCACCGGTCGGGGTGAGCGCGGTGTCGGTGGACCTGGCCGACGGAGCCGGCCTGCCGATCCTGTCGGTGCGGGAGCTGGTGGTCCGGCCGGTCTCGGCGGCCCAGCTAACGGCGGTGGCCGCGGCACCCCGGTCCGGCGGCGGCTTGCTGGAGGTGACGTGGTCGCCGGTTGCCGTGCCGCCCAACGCTTTTGGCGGACAAGACGTGAGGGTGTGGGAGCCGCGCTCGGGCGCCACGGTGGAGTCGGTGTATGCGGCCACGCATGAAGCGTTGGGTGTGTTGCAGTCGTGGTTGGCCGGTAGCGATTCGGGGCAGTTGGTGGTGCTGACTCGTGGTGCGGTGGGGCTGGCCGGCGAGGACGTGGTGGATTTGGCGGGTGCGGCGGTCTGGGGGTTGGTGCGTTCGGCGCAGGCTGAGCAGCCGGGCCGGGTGGTGCTGGTCGATAGCGATGGATCGTTGGACGACGGTTCGTTGGATATTGCCGAGGTGATCGCTTGCGGTGAACCGCAATTGGTGGTGCGGTCCGGCGTCGCGCACGCGGCGCGGCTGATCCCGTCGCGGTCGGTGTCGACGTTGCCGGCGGGTCAGTGGCGGATGAGCGTGGGTGGCGGCGGCACCCTGGAGGATCTGGTCGTGCGCCCGCTGCCTCGCGCAGAGGTGGCTGCCGGGCAGGTGCGGGTGGCGGTGGCTGCGGTCGGGGTGAATTTCCGGGATGTGTTGGTGGCGTTGGGGATGTATCCCGGCGGTGGCGAGCTCGGCGTCGAGGGTTCCGGGGTGATCGTCGAGGCCGGTCCCGGCGTCCGGGGCCTCAGCGTCGGCGACACCGTGATGGGCTTGTTGGGGGTCGTTGGATCCGAAGCGATTGTGGATGCGCGGCTGGTGACGAGGGTGCCGGCCGGCTGGTCGCTGCCGCAGGCCGCGAGCGTGCCGGTGGTGTTCTTGACCGCCCTGTACGGGTTGTCGGTGCTGGCCGGGCTGAAGGCCGGCGAGCGGGTGTTGGTGCATGCCGCTACCGGCGGGGTGGGGATGGCGGCCGTGCAGTTGGCCCGGCACTGGGGTGCGGAGGTATTCGCGACTGCCAGTCGTGGCAAGTGGGATACGTTGCGGGCGATGGGTTTTGACGACGATCACATGGGCGACAGCCGGAGTCTGGATTTCGAGGAGAAGTTCCTGGCGACTACCGGCGGGGCCGGGGTCGATGTGGTGCTCAACTCGCTGGCCGGTGAGTTTCTGGATGCCTCGCTGCGGTTGCTGGTCGGCGGCGGGCGGTTCATCGAGATGGGCAAGACCGATCTTCGTGACCCCGCGTCGATGGCGCCGGGCGTGAGGTACCGGGCGTTCGACCTGATCGAGGCCGGGCCGGACCTCACCGCGACCATGCTGTCCGACCTGATGGCGATGTTCGACGCCGGTGTGCTGAAGCCGTTGCCCGTCAGGATGTTTAATGTGCGGTCGGCCTCGTCGGCGTATCGGTTCGTCAGCCAGGCCCGCCACATCGGCAAGGTGGTGCTGACGATCCCGGACGGTCCCGGTGACCCGGTCCTCACGGGGTCCGGTGGCGGCCTGGCCGGCGGCTGCGTGCTGATCACCGGGGGCACCGGGATGGCCGGGTCGGCGGTGGCCGCGCACCTGGTGGCCCGTTACGGCGTGGCCCACGTGGTGCTCATCAGCCGCCGCGGCGCCGACGGCGAGGGCGTGCCGCAGCTGGTGGATCAGCTCAAAGCCGCCGGGGCCGAGGTGTCGGTGGTGGCCTGCGATGTCGCCGATCGAGAGGCGTTGGCGGCGTTGATCGCCGGGTTGCCGGCACGGTATCCGCTCAAGGGCGTGTTCCACGCCGCCGGGGTGCTCGATGACGGGCTGATCGCGTCGCTGACGCCGCAACGCATGGCCCCGGTGCTGCGGGCCAAGGTGGACGGCGCCTGGAACCTGCACGAGCTCACCCGCGAAATGGATTTGTCGGCGTTCGTGATGTTCTCCTCGATGGCCGGCATCGTGGGCTCCCCGGGACAGGGCAACTATGCCGCGGCCAACAGCTTCCTCGACGGCCTTGCCACCTACCGGCGTGCCCACGGCCTGGCCGGATTGTCGATCGCCTGGGGACTCTGGGAACAGGCCAGCGGCATGACCCGACACCTCGACGAGCGCGACAAAGCGCGGATGAGCCGTATTGGGCTCGCCCCCATGGCAACCGAGCAGGCGCTGCGACTGTTCGATACCGCGATGCTGGCCGAACGCCCGGTGATGGTCGCCGCGCGCATCGACCCCGGCGCGTTGGCCGACAACGGCGCGACACTGCCCCCGCTGCTCAGTCAGCTGGTCGCCCGCCCCATCCGGCGTGTCATCGACGAGACCGACACCACCGCCGCCTCGATGACCAGCCTGGTCGCTCGCCTGCAGGGCCTGTCCCCAGAACAGCGGCACAGCGAACTGGTCGACCTGGTCAGCCGCAACGCCGCCACCGTGCTGGGCCGTCCCAACGCCGGCGACATCAACGCGGGCAGCGTCTTCCAAGACCTCGGGTTCGACTCGCTGACCGCCGTCGAACTGCGTAACCGGCTCAAAACCGCGACGGGACTGACCCTTTCGCCGACCTTGATCTTCGACTACCCGACGCCGATAGTCCTGGCCGAACACCTCGAGACCCGGCTGGTGGTTCCCGGTGTTGCGAACTCCACCGAGCAGCCCAACCTGATGGCCCGTTTCGCACGCTTCAATGACATCACCCGCGAGTTGCAAACACTGCTGAACCAACCCGATTGGCAGCCAGAAGACAAGCCGCACTTGACCACCCGCATCCAGACATTGCTGACCACGCTCGGCGCCCACCTGGATCCGCACGACCAGCAGGAAGCCGACGACGAGGACATCCACAGTGCCAGCGAAAGCGAACTGTTCGCCATCCTCGACGAAGAACTCGGCTCGTAA